The nucleotide window GGTACTATTTGCTGCGCCCCATATGAGATTTTTCGGGATAAACCTGGCACATCATGGCTTTTTTAATTAAGGGAGGGGGGCGTTCGGAATGGTCACTTCACACACACTGATACAGCCTTTCTCATGTATGAGTACTCGAATTGGTGGGTGGAAGCCGTGATTAAATAACCGAAACGAAACTTATAAAAAAGGTGAGTAGTCAGTTCTACATCCCACAGTATTTGCGTCATCTCCGCTGTGGTCGCAAGACAAGGGTTCGACTATCCATGGACTATCCCTGTCAACGGTTCAGTGCCGCAGTGCACAGTATAAAAGATATACATTATTGAAAGAcgcaaattaatttcaaaaaacaaacgAAAGTAACGAGAGGTATGACTTATTTAAAAACGTGAACAAACCGTTGACAGATCTACTGTCCAGGTTTACTGGATTTGGGCATTTGCAAGTGGTTTTCCCcgtcagtgtcaaaaaataCGCAATCCTTCTACCACACCTACGACCAGTGCAACCAGAACACGAACAGTGTCTGATATCGGCCCGTGTGATCCCTGAAAACTTTCCCAAATGTTGCTAATTAGCTGTGACCGCCCCTCAAAATTGAGCGGATTGGTACTGTGAAGAACTGGAAAAAGCTAAAATTTTACCTTCAGTCCATTTCTTGCACATGCATCCAACCAAAACGACTATAACTTGGGGGATTACACACTATCGCACAGTGTGGAAGTTCGCCATGATGGAAACCGTCGACGAAGGAAGTATCGCACTGCACGATAAATCACGAGAATCACACACCCACTGAAATACCATGGCGGCGCACTCGTAAATATTAGGTTGCTATTTTCGTAAGGACCCATCGCTGAGCGGCGAGCATGATGACAGAAAACTGCTACTACATGAATGGCAAGagatttttttatgtttagTTGATCAACACGATCGATGTCAGTAGAAGTAAGGTACGTGAAACTTGTCTGTTACCAGGCTAGCATCGATTCTTCACCATAGTTACCATCAGTGGGTGGTAACTGTAGTACTAGAAAACAGTTTCGCCTCGGTGGAATTTCATTGATGTACTGTTTTGTACGACATTGGGGAAAAGGGGGGATGGCACAGGGGCTCAGACTCTGTGTACAACCCTGTGATTTGATATATGAATATTGAAATCATATGGCCATACATAGCCCTACGCACAGTCCCTTGTTGTTCGATACATAGCGAAGGCCGCTATACCCAGAAAGATTGCGTTCAGTGGCCTTCGTCTTGTATCGGACCACAAGCCGGTGTTGCAATGTTGGCTACTGTCAGAGGTGGTGTAGCCGCTCTGGGCCATAGCCGACCATAGGGTGTTGGACGTATAAAGATGGTGTACAACGGAGGTAAAAAAGAGATCTACCTCCTTTGTGTAGCTAACTTCACCATACACGTACAACACCATCACGTAGAGCTGGGCCGTTTGATAAACCGCCTGTATCATGTGGAGGATTCCTCTGTTCATGAGACCATGCACTCGGATGGACGTAGAACTTGCTTGTACCATGATGGTAAAAAAGAAACCTCCATGCCTTTACCTTCATTAGGCTCTGCATATTGGTACCGATACTTGGAGAACTTCTCCACCATGGCTCTAGTCTATGGTCATGTTAATGACAAGAGTCTGTAAAGCAGACTCATTCGCAAAGCTGGCCCTGGAGCTTAGCACTGTCAGAGTATAGTCACCTGTCGCTGTATTTTAAAATCCTGCAGAAGACTGTCACAATCTGTGCTGCATgatatttcttcaaaactatgcATGTTGTTAAACATTAGTTGCCCCATGGATGTAAGAATCTGATTATGCCTCCAATCTCTATCGTTGCCCCGGAGATAGGCCGGTTCCAACCCACTTTGCACCAAAAACCACTTTGCGTCAAAACAACCTCATGCCAAAACCTCTTCGGCCCAGCTGGAGTCATGTTGCCCCAAAACCATTTTGTTCCATAACAATGCCACTTTGCCCCAAACTATCACCAACcagtaaagctgaaaataaccaaccactacaaacaaagttttcatcacCTATCTACTGTCTATTATCCCAGGACTAAACTTTTAGTGATAGACCTACCCCCTTGCCCCAAGTTTTTGTACCGTATATGGTAACATTATTTGCTGGCACTAAGCACTGCTTATTAACCATCAATGTTAGAATCAGCCATGGATAATTTAGAGCCAGAAACTGTCATACATTTGATCATTAGGATACACGTAGATGCAAGGTAATCTCATCACAAATGTACTGGTAGTTTATAAGCCTTggtttcaaatttatcaaaacaatacatTGGCCATAAAAGTAaggaaaattcaaaagtagCTGATGGAAATTAACTTACTCTTACTCTTGTTTCATGGGGAAGTAgattacagtggtttgcgttgaaCCGTTTGCAATATGGGAACCAGACATACCGTCGAAATAGAGTTTGTTGCCGCCAACACAGTGAGGTATAATTATAGTCTTTGGTAAAATATCAGTCAATCACAAAGAAATTAactctggggaagttgaaacaTTGCATAGGAGGAGGTCAGACATTCAAAACAACACCAGATTCACACAGACAACCCTTGGAAATGATGTGTTCTTAGTGGGATGTGTGTGGATGTATAGTGTTGTTTTGACAGCTCATGACCTCCTTCCAGACAATATTTCATCTTTCACAGAGATGATTTAAATTGTTCATTATTGACTGATATTACAACCTAGACAATAATTATGCCTGactgtgttggcaactcctcaatttagacagtacATGTAATCTAGTTCCCATATTGCCAAAGGTTCAATGCAAAGCACAGTAATTCTCACGTTTCTTTTCAGACTCATACCTTCAGAGCAATACTCTCTTGATGAATAATTGATTGTTTATCCCATTATAAAGTATTTTGTCATGTATATTTTTTCCAACATACAGATTATCAACCATGTGATCAAATAGTTTGGTTGTGCCTCAAGTATCAGAAGCTACCTTGCCATGTAGTCAACCAGCACTGGTTGTTGTGAAGTAAAAAGAAGCCTTGAAATGATGTGTCATCCAAACAGGCATCGTTGAAGAACTAAGACACCCAATCACATCTCTTCAGCACCGTGGCAATGGCGAGCCACCCTACTCCAGACTGGGAGCATGCTGTGTTTCTTGGCAACATCAACCGTGAACTTGAACCCATTGAGGTTAAAGACCGGATACTGCAGTTGCTGCTGTTTCTCGGTGTCACCGTCGTCAACAGTGACCTTGAAGTGCGGTATTCTAAGAACAGTGGAGCCTACATTGCATTTATCAACTTGGGTAGACGAGACCAACAGAGGTATGTCTATGATAGATTATCAGGGCAGTCAGTCAGACTTGTAGACGAACTTGTTCAAGATGGCAGAAGGCTAAAAGTTGACTTCTACAGAAAACTAGATGACAGGAGGAGTGGAACTATTGATAGCATAGGTCAGAACCAGAATCAAAATCAAGGTCAAATCCGCCATCCAAATCTGACTCATGTTCAAACTGAGAACCAAGCTCATACTACTAACCTACCGGAGATAAATTCTACAACTCAGGATTTGTCTTTGCAAGTCCAGGGGCATAGCATTCAGATGGAAAGCCGTGTTAATCAAAGTATCCCATATGAGCCTCGTCAGAGAATTGCCAGAGGTGGTCTATCAAGTAGCAGGGATCGATCAGGGTCAAGTAGCAGAGATCACCCAGGCGCAAGTACCAGGGATCAACCAGGCTCAAATAGCAGGAATTCCCCAAGCCAGGTGGCAGTCCAGGCTCCATCAAGAAGCTCACCTCCCTCAGGTCATAATCAAGTTCAAAGTGGAAACACAGTTGATGCCAGGGTGAATGAAGTCACTGAGGTCGATATTCATCAGGAGAGTCGCAGTCAACAATTAGGTGTAAGCTCACACCGGGACAGACCAGAAGGAGGAAATGCCATTTCCGAAAATGATGAAGATCCCAGTGGCGCTGGTAGCACACAACTTGCCACAATACCACAGACCATAGACAACAATGTACAGATACCAAATGTATCTACACCACTGACCAGGGACCAAGCAAACCATGATCAGAGTTCGAAAAGACAGCAGAAGAGAAGGAAGAGACGGAGAGTTAGAGCAAGCAATCAACAGAGACATATGCAAAGCTCTGATTCTGACAGCGATGACAGACTCAGCACTGGCACTTTTACATTGGAAGAGAGTGAGTCTTTTCTGAACAAAACATACACATTGGAAAATGACCAGTCTTTGCCCAGCAACTCACACGCTTCTGCCACATCAAATACAAGCAAACCTAATGTGGTGACGGCTACAAACAGACCTCCTAGCAGACTGCCAAGACTGAAAAACAGACCCCCTAAGACAGAAAATCCTGTAGGCTTGAAGAAACTTGAACTCTCCCGTATGGAGGCcccaaacatacatgtatctcaaCAAGTGTTGCCGAAAAGGTCGGTCTCGCCAGACAAGAGACCGCCAACGAGAGCCAACTCAAGACCATTGAAAAGCACTGAGAAGTCTTTCGCAGTGGGACAAAAGTTAGGGAATGAGAGCAGGCATCTGGAGTACAAGGCAGGTGGTGGGGAATActtgaagaagattttcaagGAGCACATCGGGAAATACGTGTGTGCATTTCTGAACAGTGAAGGAGGAACTCTGATGATTGGTGTTGCTGATGATGGTATGTTTACTATGATAAGCCTGACTTTTCATGTCGTGTGGTGCAGTATTTTTACTTCCTTTGGATTGTTCTATTTCAAGAAGAAAAGGCTGTTCAGTTTCAAGAATGGAATTCAAACTTTCTGATATGATCAACTGGaatatgttttgtattttccaCCAAAATCACAGATTGAGAAATATGTAAGTTGGTCACTGGCATGTCCACAGTCCCTCCGAAGTTCAGGATTACATTTAACCTTACTGCACAGACTCTACTCTGATGTAATAGCTGTGTCTTACTATGTATAAATACTGTTAACTCATGCTCACCAGAAGTCAAAtaacttttgacaaaataatgAAGATGTCTGAtcggtagactgaaagatctgtcgcttgagggcgctctctatggGAGCATAGAGAGCGCCGTCAAACAGctgatctttcagtctacatgATTGGCTGTCTCAGGTGTTTTCTGCGATATTCACAGACTTAAACCAATGCCAGGCTAAACTGCCTGCAACTGtttcttttacatatttgtagTTGTTAGATTTCAAGTTCTCCCACACATTGTCAAGATTTTTTCGGTGTTTTTTCTGTTGCTAGGCACAGTTCAAGGAGTCCATTGTGATCAGATCAGAGAAGACAGAGTAAGACGAGATATAGACAGTGTCATCAGGAACTTCAAACCACAAGTCTTCACGGAGATGTACACCGTTGACTTTGTGCCAGTCAGAAATCAGAGATCAGGTCAGTAGCATCAATATCAGCGTATAGCATTCCATAAGTTTCCATGTATCAAGATGACATAGCAGCAAGGCTCTGAACAAGACATTGAGGGTGAAAAATGGTTGACTATGTCATCACCATGTTGTAATGATCCCTACTGCAACAGTGCCTTGATAATTTTTACCCTGTTTCTTCCAAATAAGTATAATTGAATAAGCTTATATAATAATTTTGCTGCTCCAACTACCTTACTCatagtaattttattttgactcatGTACGATTGTGTATCCAAGGTTACTGTGAAGTCTCACTACCTTGGTATCAACTTATGCCTATCTTGGAATATCAAAGATGCAGAGTATTATAAGACCTAACAGTGATTTTGAACTTCAGATATATTTTGAGCGGACGTGGGTACATCTTGATGGCATGCCATAGCATACCTGCAGAATTCAACCCAGCCTGAAGATGGTTAAATATCCATCAAAGGAAAGTGGTCTAAGCTGACTTGAATTCAAAGAGTTAAGAAGCTTCTTATCTAAAGATGGTTTCAGGATAGAGCACAAGTTTTGAGAAATGAAGACGTTTGTGACGACTGTAATGTTTCTAATGTAAGGAGTACGTGGCCCAGTGTTCTGCAGGTGTATCTGATTGACCTACCTTATCTGTCTCAAAAACATCAGACAAATGCCAATTTGTCTAATGGATTCAGTGTAATGCAGCATTAAATTGTAGATAGGAGCTCATTTGACAGAAAGAACTGTTGACTAAATTGTTTACGTTTTTACAGCTAGCTTCATGGGTTTTCAGTTTTCAATTCCATAGTCACTGATCTCTGTTTCATCATCAGTTTTGCCATGTATTGTTTTACTCAGGTCCGCTAAAAGTGATCAAGATCACAGTGAACGGTGGAATTTCTGATAATCTCTATGAAAGTGACAAGGGTGAGGTATATCTCAGGAGAGATGGCAGTGTTCAAGGACCATTGAAAGCCCATGAAATAAAAGAATGGTGTAGACTGGTgagttgatatgcatgtattTGATTGCTATGATGCCATCTTGTCCTGGCAACCCAATGTGTTGTGGTAATCTTTGCCATGAAATAGGAAGTTTGAAACTTTGCTCAAAATTCTTAGGGAAGCTTTGAACCATTTTTTCATTAATAAATGATAATAATCAGGGTGGCCATGCAATTCCAAGTATTGGGATTAGAGAAATGAATCACCgaaaattcatgaatatttgaaattcaaaatggctgctttaccctgtgtttactctattgGGAAtaatcaaattatcacaaaaatgtGAATGTTGACAATTTCAGGTACTCCACATGCTTCAAAATTTGTCCTGGCAAGGAGCAGTTCTGCAAAGTATCACAAAAATTTTAGAATCCAAATATGTGTCGCaaggtatattttaattttagggTACCTGTGAGTCCATCCCATCTTTTCAGACAGACTGTAACAAGATCAATGAAAAGATACTTCCTATGTCAGCTATATTAGTGTTTCTCTCAGTATTGTCAGGCTTCTTATCTCTCTCCAAGTTCTCATTAGTTCCAGTGTTTGTTACCATTAAGTTTGACTCTTGCTTTTCCTTTTTGTGGCATAATCAGGAGCTATGTGCTCCTGcaaagtccttgaatttgaaAGCTTGCTATCAAGTCATTGAAggtcattgaaaatgaaatttagtcCTGGAGAGTGCTAGAAAATTGATACATATACTGTAAGTCATCTGCAGTTTTCCTAAAATTATGAAATGATCAGTTGtaaatcataaaaatgatattgaaaataCATACTGGTATAGTCAGAATATGAGATCTCAAAATCGTTGTTTGGCTCTAAAAAAAGTCCCTGAAAATGGCTGAAAAGTCTGTAAATTTTTATgtgactttgagtgtatggaGCCTGGTGGTCCCTGCTATGTATTTACGCTGTTGCCGTTTGTTTACCTACTCATTGTATCAGCTGGTTTGTCACTATTAGCGTCCGATATAACTCCTTTTGCAGTTATCTGTGTCATCACCACCTAGATCTAGCACATCTCTGAAGTTTTTTGTGGTGTTTGTAGCTTCCTCACAGATTGCACAGCTAGTCTATTTTTCCATGCAGTGTCTGGGTCTTTTTGCCTTTGTCATGCACAAAACGTTTAAATCTTTCCAATATCATTTTCTTTCCCCGTCCTATACAGTacatgcacagtccctctatccatggatagagggactgtagtACATGTTACTGTGTCCATAGCTTGCTTCAAATAATCCCATTCTGTTTCACTTTCTGTCTTGACCTTTTTCGCAAATTACAGTCCTAATTGGTGACTTTACAATGACTAAATTTTTTTCCAACGAGATGACACCATTCCGCCGCATAAACTTATTGTCCTCcctctctgtctgtttgtctatctTTCTCTATAGCACCACCAAAAAGAGATTGAAGCCATGAAACAAAGAGAGCGAGACCTACAACAGGAGGTTGAACTGCAAAAAGAAGTTGAATCCAAGCTACGGATGGATCTGAACAAACAGCAGAAATCAAAAGTCTGCACTATTCTCTGATGATCCTTAATACAACACGCTGCAAGCCACAACAGTACTTTGACAGTTGCGAAAATATTCACCTTCTGTGATATACTATAAGTCCTCATTTCTTTGTGTTGGGAAACACAGTTCCACTGTAAGTTACCATGGTGAACAAAGTGGAGGGATACTTTCTCACATTCTAGCACTCTGCGGTGGAGTGATTTTATGGCTCCGTTGTGCAATATTATGCTTGTACCGTTGACTGTGTAAAATGGAGAAGCAACATTGAATAACACATCGgctgaaatattttgtcaaccTCAGACATTTTCCCTGCGGTTTAGATTGTGGTTTGAAAAATTACGCAATTCTTTGCAAAGTGTCCCAATTCTTTGATTATTTCAGATGACATAGTTGGAACACTGATCTAATGTCATGCACTATTATCAGTCGGTGCATCATGTGCTTTTAATGTGAAGAATACTTAGATTTGACCGCTGCTAGTAGTCACCTGTTTTAATGAAGTACATGCAGTCTGTTCAGTTTTCTCAACAGCTGACGAAACAGTGGGAGGTGGTGGTGGGGGAGGGGGGATTTCCATAAAAATGCATAATGTTGCtaaaatgtgttattttgtatggtttgtaaacaATCGATAGCTTGCTTGAAAAACAGAGGCGGCCCATCTTAAAAGGCCCTTGTGGATAATGCTGCAGTTTTAACAACTAAATTTCATGCAATTTTTGAGTCATAATGTACTTCAAACGGGACGTGTGTTATTGTGTCTCTATAGGCTATGGTATTACAGTTTAGTCTTTTCTGTTGACACCGCTGTGATGCGTGTCGCATCTGAGATATTTCCATGAGTGCGTACAAAGGGAacttgtttttttcataatctTGGGGCAAAACAAATGCAACTTGCACACAATGTGCCACATTTATCACTGTTGTGTGACGTGCAATAATTATATTTACTAAATGTGTTTCACTGAGATGCAAAAAAGTGCTTATTGATGTATTAGTGTCTGTATTAGTGTAGGGCTGATTGCAGAAATTTCCTGCAACCCCGCAAATCACAGACGCCAAGAGGTTAGGGATGGACCGTTTGATATTTGGGGGTGgatgtctggaagattgatgaggtagcattatttttcttacctgatccattgtacatttttccaCTCTCCCACCATTTTGGTCAAGCCGCCTCTGGCTGATTGTTTTTCATAGACATTAGCATggaatttttgttaaatctccaaaccccccccccccccaggatatcaaatggtccccCCTTTAGAAACGTGTGTTGTGGTAGTACACTGTGCAATACAGCAAGTGTACCATTTCCATAGTcacatgtatgtattgtatgcaCTGCCAAGAAAACTTACTCAAACATTGCTTCATTGCAACTTAGTGCTGTAACTAATATGAAAGCAAGAGCTGTTttctgtttatgtgattttcaTGTATTTGCATACCAATGCCGCCAGTGTGAAATTCAAACCAAGAGTGCAAAATAGTTATAAAAGCAATGGTATGTATCTAAATTGCACAGACTAGTATGCTGCATAATtatagtgtacatgtatatgttctATGTATGCTGGTATTTTCACAGAGTACGACCAATCACCACATTGTATGTATCTAAATTTTTGGTATGCTTATATATAAGTGTAGCGACTGTATGTTTTATGATTACAACGTACATGTATATGGTCTATGTTTGTATGGCATTTATGTCTTGAAATGCTCTATAATACAGATTGTTGGTATTTTCATAAAACATGACCCATTGCCACATTTAGATAAGGCCCCATATGGAGGGAAACTCTGGGTTTTGTATGTTCAAATATGATGATGTGTCACCGTACTGTGAGAAAAGAAACTGCCTTTTAACTTGAACTTGAAATTGCATTGAAGGATTTATAATTTGAATTTTCCTGTTCAAGTCAAGCATTGTGAGGCTATTGCACACATGAATCATGTGAGGCCTGTTCACTGTGAGACAAATGTGGATAGTGTACATATGAGTGTAATATATACATCTTTCATACATATATTTTGAAGATTTCAATTACCATATCAGTTTATGTATTCCCTTACAAACCATTAGAGGCTTTTCTGTTGGCACATGTACTCTTTGAAATTCTGTATTTCTACCATGTAAGTTTGCAAAGGATGCACACTATTGCTCAAAGTTAGTTTCCACTTGAAACCTTCTGTAGTAAGCTTCAGAGACTATACTTGTGAAACATGGACTCTCATGTCCCGAAAATGCACTCGGAAACAGTCATGTGGTaaacaacatttagatcaaattTCAGTTTGAAGGGGTCTCTCTGTGGTGTACATTTCTGACGATGAATTACAATAAATGTTTgtactttttaattttgtaacatTGCTATAGAAATACTCCTATAAAAGATTAAAAAATCCTCTCTGCAGTGTAAATACAGAGTTTTTATTTTGGAAGCTGAAGACCCATGTATTTTGTAAGTTTGAAAATTCTGCGAAACAAAATCCTTTCATGCACGcacagtcactccacaaaatggaGTGACAGTGACACACCTAGTGCCaacaaacaatttttgaaattccgtatatttgaaagttttatcTGACAAAGTACATTATGGGAGGTCTAAATGTTGATGTgttcatatatttttcaaatttgcaatatggtgtttatttttggaaaaaatgtttCATCACTGTAATATATCTGTGTTCACTGTACTCTGAGTGTGTCCAAGTGAGAATAAACATAATCTGTATGAAGAAACTCAAAGATTTGTCATGCACTGTTTTCAACTGAGTGTAAGCCTATGGTTTTGTGACACAAAATACCCACAAGAGGGATTTTCACTCAAACAACCCCATGCCTTCAGCAAGGCATAGTCAGTTTATGCTTATTCACATAGGTTCGTTGAGCATTTCTTTTGAATGTTTAGCTTAATATTCTCGTTGCAACAAATGCTTACATGCCTAAGACATTGTGGAACAAAATGattgtgaaaaacaaaacactttttCAGCTTTACTGTCCATGTATTCTTCTTCAGACTCTGATTTCAATCTCTGGATAAGGAAATTACTGTGTGTTGAAATAACAGCGTGAATTATGCTTGAAATAAGGAGGAAATTCATGACAAAAAGATTAGAAATGAGTAGCACACTGCAAATgtgcaaaaaaaaccaaacaattaaccttttcaaaaacaaacagtcAAAACTGAATGTgcaaaataaaagttaaaagaCTTAAATTATTGATACCAATTTCAGAGACTGATTAAAGTTATCAGGTCCTACTGACGTGCATTTTTACGTAAGATGCTTTTACAGCCTTTTGAAATATAGAGAGTGTTAATCCCACCGTGGGAATCACCACGATAAATATCATGTGGTGTTATGATAGAAACCCTAACAGAGGCCTTTGGTTTTTCCTTACTTCCAAGCCTTTAGTTTTTGTTTACTTCCACACAACCCTGAAACAGCATAGAATTATGATCACTAACgttgttttattgttttatgaGGGCGCTGTAAAGGGTacattgcagaaaaaaaaatatattattttgatgtcgtgtgggggcgctgttaaGAACCTTGGATGAACCTCTGAGTCCATCGCAAAAGGATCTGTCCACATTTCAATGGACAGGAGgttattgttttgtttctggaaaataaaattgatttaACTCCTCGAAGGTgaagaatattgaaaatatttagaGATGCTATGACTTGGCTGTGTATTCTCTTAATCTCTCTGCATTTGCATGTAGTATCGTTCAATCGAGACTGAAATTAGGAGAGAGTGTGTGGTCTGCACTGAAGAGTGTGGTTTTGTTTTGGGAGAACATGAGCACAGGGATGTCCTTATCTCCTCAAAGAATCGATGAATTGGAAGCCAAATTTTCTTGTACTCACAAAGCAACAtagttaaaaatgaaattccagAAAACACAACtcttttaacaattttactcagcaaaagtgaaaaaataccATAACGACAAATTGGGGCCTGATGTTTATCAATTTCACTTA belongs to Ptychodera flava strain L36383 chromosome 17, AS_Pfla_20210202, whole genome shotgun sequence and includes:
- the LOC139115955 gene encoding uncharacterized protein, translated to MASHPTPDWEHAVFLGNINRELEPIEVKDRILQLLLFLGVTVVNSDLEVRYSKNSGAYIAFINLGRRDQQRYVYDRLSGQSVRLVDELVQDGRRLKVDFYRKLDDRRSGTIDSIGQNQNQNQGQIRHPNLTHVQTENQAHTTNLPEINSTTQDLSLQVQGHSIQMESRVNQSIPYEPRQRIARGGLSSSRDRSGSSSRDHPGASTRDQPGSNSRNSPSQVAVQAPSRSSPPSGHNQVQSGNTVDARVNEVTEVDIHQESRSQQLGVSSHRDRPEGGNAISENDEDPSGAGSTQLATIPQTIDNNVQIPNVSTPLTRDQANHDQSSKRQQKRRKRRRVRASNQQRHMQSSDSDSDDRLSTGTFTLEESESFLNKTYTLENDQSLPSNSHASATSNTSKPNVVTATNRPPSRLPRLKNRPPKTENPVGLKKLELSRMEAPNIHVSQQVLPKRSVSPDKRPPTRANSRPLKSTEKSFAVGQKLGNESRHLEYKAGGGEYLKKIFKEHIGKYVCAFLNSEGGTLMIGVADDGTVQGVHCDQIREDRVRRDIDSVIRNFKPQVFTEMYTVDFVPVRNQRSGPLKVIKITVNGGISDNLYESDKGEVYLRRDGSVQGPLKAHEIKEWCRLHHQKEIEAMKQRERDLQQEVELQKEVESKLRMDLNKQQKSKVCTIL